From Lemur catta isolate mLemCat1 chromosome 21, mLemCat1.pri, whole genome shotgun sequence, a single genomic window includes:
- the LOC123626235 gene encoding RIMS-binding protein 3A-like: protein MTKDSPNPSGGGRALPKKSGGPGPAAAVLEEQRRELEKLRAELEAERARGRAERRHFAAQARQLREAAERERQQLSDHLRSKWEAQRGQELRQLQEEVQREREAEIRQLLRWKEAEMRQLQQLLHRERDGVVRQARELQRQLAEELVNRGYCCRAAAPAVSAAQCRCRLQDVLAQLRWETDGEQAARIRHLQAARDVERQLFLKYILEHFRWHPVFPGPPGPGATHSSEEPLLEISGGAHHTAKPACRLDSLDTLGAGVRVRSRSLDLVSSARSSSPSGLLSTRASSLDSLAPERSRSLDSTLRRPKASVRKEPASSSDTSVSGSQSPSPPPPPLPPPSAHGTSGDPQGREGAESKPCHALTPSSPGLDCRELAKQNSELAEALQVLARRCSDLREENLQLRRAGVSDRADEKVKRLKVKHAELAGLARRLEDRARLLQETNLRAVSAPVPCESRTNLELCQAFARLRARDLSEQASALLAKDKQIEELRQECYLLQARVASGLGSDPHPGDGAACASDLDRLHRQSQREVLRLQRQLTLQQGHGGARAEAGGHSGPCKETRRQVQAMERELGARRRECEELRAQAAAGRRRGEEAEAQLQAALRKGAWLAEENARLQAQADWVQKVAAENSDVRGQLGLLAEQLLQQAASGQDRQQQLQHNLQKALCDLQAARQEIQALQYQPGHPPEQPWEATQAPESQTGSSRRPKSQPRPEDHAQSQPSRDKQEKREAPLEVSPAALGEPAGAPRVPDRVPPSPPPDSRPQARKTSSHSNSSSEVESMWATVPSCPTLDMDTASEVDDLEPDNVSLALEVGGSEASAAPKLKIFLAQYNYNPFEGPNEHPESELPLTAGDYVYIFGDIDEDGFYEGELEDGRRGLVPSNLVEQVPDSNIAGCLPPKSPDLGLTQLSAGQGKAAKEDSLLPEEAQGAVDRGLCQTGKAGPKAEVPIDMSHTETETHQLGSLQSFSRHLRGANGVFCVAPMQLHLHSVTATSAKITWVYSSSSHPHVVYLDDQEHALTPVGVSFYTFHGLRPGTKYQTRVEVRLPGYLLQMPWETMSSTITFDTPLAGPPHPPLDVLVERHASPGLLMVSWLPVTIDSAGSSNGVQVTGYAVYADGLKVSEVADATAGSTLLEFSQLQMPLTCQKVSVRTMSLCGESLDSVPAQVPEDCFPWHQLPETPPFSYTCGDPSTCRITFPVCPQKLALAPLSAKASPHAPGSCREPQAEFLEALPEEPLRRQSLKSNLSSEGECPSSGAGSQAQRLTEAQEGCRKDLLFQKSPQNHRPPLLSGHPGGRENCCGHMGTSKSLASGFVHLSPECGLRKEPCQEKAALEKALRQKQDAQVFTPPQLDTSQRYASDFRNILEEEEEAVCLDVWGTEERGQRKELGPQSRQGQALGDKQECQLHEPSSVQCPAPSSKVSKMSRGGPQHPGTGTNTPARVFVALFDYNPPAMSANSEAAEEKLAFRKGQLLRVWGSRDPHGFYHGECNGRVGTIPGHLVVEAEVGMEWTDRGWHLPSVAQLGDAGGLTSPQRASPSPQGNSRRPSLWTPKTMMAALDYDPRAGQAGGRAKGKLALRAGDVVTVYGPVDDKGFYYGESGGHRGLVPAHLLDHMSLHGE, encoded by the coding sequence ATGACCAAGGACTCGCCCAACCCGTCGGGCGGTGGCCGCGCGTTGCCCAAGAAATCGGGCGGCCCTGGCCCGGCAGCGGCGGTGCTGGAGGAGCAGAGGCGGGAGCTGGAGAAGCTGCGGGCCGAGCTGGAGGCAGAGCGGGCGCGCGGGCGGGCCGAACGGCGGCACTTCGCGGCCCAGGCGCGCCAGCTGCGGGAGGCGGCCGAGCGAGAGCGGCAGCAGCTGTCCGACCATCTGCGCTCCAAGTGGGAGGCGCAGCGCGGCCAGGAGCTGCGGCAGCTGCAGGAGGAGGTGCAGCGGGAGCGCGAGGCCGAGATCCGGCAGCTGCTGCGCTGGAAGGAGGCCGAGATGcggcagctgcagcagctgttGCACCGCGAGCGCGACGGCGTGGTGCGCCAGGCGCGGGAGCTGCAGCGCCAGCTGGCCGAGGAGCTGGTGAACCGCGGCTACTGCTGCCGCGCGGCGGCGCCCGCGGTCTCCGCGGCGCAGTGTCGCTGTCGCCTGCAGGACGTGCTGGCGCAGCTGCGCTGGGAAACCGACGGTGAGCAAGCCGCGCGCATCCGCCACCTGCAGGCGGCGCGGGACGTGGAGCGCCAGCTCTTCCTCAAGTACATCCTGGAGCACTTTCGCTGGCACCCTGTTTTTCCCGGACCCCCGGGCCCCGGGGCCACGCACTCCTCAGAAGAGCCGCTCCTCGAGATCTCAGGCGGCGCTCACCACACCGCGAAGCCCGCCTGTCGGCTCGACTCTCTTGACACCCTGGGCGCCGGCGTCCGCGTCCGTTCCCGCTCCCTGGACCTGGTGTCCTCCGCGCGCTCCAGCTCCCCAAGCGGGCTGCTCTCCACGCGTGCCAGCTCCCTCGATTCCTTGGCACCAGAGCGTTCCCGCTCGCTCGACAGCACCCTGCGTCGCCCCAAGGCCTCCGTGCGCAAGGAGCCGGCCTCCTCTTCAGACACCTCCGTCTCGGGCTCCCAgagcccctccccgccgccgcccccgctcCCGCCACCGTCCGCACACGGGACATCGGGCGACCCACAGGGAAGAGAAGGCGCCGAGAGCAAGCCCTGCCACGCCCTGACCCCCTCGTCCCCGGGCCTGGACTGCCGCGAGCTGGCGAAGCAGAACTCGGAGCTGGCCGAGGCGTTGCAGGTGCTGGCGCGCCGCTGCTCCGACCTGCGCGAGGAGAACCTGCAGCTGCGGCGCGCCGGCGTCTCCGACCGGGCCGACGAGAAGGTGAAGCGGCTCAAGGTGAAGCACGCGGAGCTGGCGGGCCTCGCGCGGCGTCTGGAGGACCGCGCCCGCCTGCTGCAGGAGACCAACCTGCGGGCGGTGAGCGCGCCCGTGCCTTGCGAGAGTCGCACTAACCTGGAGCTGTGCCAGGCCTTTGCCCGCCTGCGCGCCCGGGACTTGTCTGAGCAGGCGAGCGCGCTGCTAGCCAAGGACAAGCAGATCGAAGAGCTGCGGCAGGAGTGCTACCTGCTGCAGGCGCGTGTCGCCTCGGGCCTCGGCAGTGACCCGCATCCTGGAGACGGCGCCGCCTGCGCCAGCGACTTAGACCGGCTGCACCGCCAGTCCCAGCGGGAAGTGCTGCGCCTGCAGAGGCAGCTGACGCTGCAGCAGGGCCACGGTGGCGCCCGGGCAGAGGCGGGAGGCCACAGCGGCCCCTGCAAGGAGACGCGACGCCAGGTGCAGGCGATGGAGCGCGAGCTGGGAGCGCGGCGCCGCGAGTGCGAGGAGCTGCGCGCCCAggcggcggcggggcggcggcgcggcgAGGAAGCGGAGGCACAGCTTCAGGCGGCGCTGCGCAAGGGCGCCTGGCTGGCGGAGGAGAACGCGCGGCTGCAGGCCCAGGCCGACTGGGTGCAGAAGGTGGCGGCTGAGAACAGCGACGTGCGCGGGCAGTTGGGCCTACTGGCTGAGCAGCTGCTGCAGCAGGCGGCCAGTGGACAGGacaggcagcagcagctgcagcacaACCTGCAGAAGGCTCTGTGCGACCTCCAAGCTGCTCGGCAGGAGATACAGGCACTGCAGTATCAGCCTGGCCACCCTCCAGAACAGCCCTGGGAGGCCACCCAAGCCCCAGAGTCCCAAACCGGGAGTAGCCGAAGGCCCAAGTCCCAGCCAAGGCCTGAAGATCATGCACAGTCACAGCCCAGCAGAGACAAACAGGAGAAAAGGGAAGCCCCCCTGGAGGTGAGTCCAGCTGCCCTCGGGGAGCCAGCCGGTGCCCCTCGGGTGCCAGACAGAGTCCCTCCAAGCCCGCCTCCGGACTCCAGGCCTCAGGCCAGGAAAACCAGCTCCCATTCGAACTCCTCCTCCGAGGTGGAGTCCATGTGGGCCACCGTGCCATCCTGCCCTACTCTGGACATGGACACTGCCAGTGAGGTGGATGATCTGGAGCCTGACAACGTGTCCCTGGCCCTGGAAGTGGGAGGCTCAGAGGCTTCTGCCGCCCCCAAGCTCAAGATTTTCCTGGCTCAATATAACTACAACCCATTTGAGGGGCCCAACGAGCACCCTGAGAGCGAGCTACCCCTCACAGCTGGGGACTATGTGTATATCTTCGGGGACATAGACGAGGATGGCTTCTATGAGGGGGAGCTTGAGGATGGCAGGCGGGGACTGGTGCCCTCCAACTTGGTGGAGCAGGTTCCAGACAGCAACATCGCAGGCTGCCTGCCCCCCAAGTCCCCTGACCTTGGCCTCACTCAGCTCTCAGCTGGGCAGGGCAAAGCTGCAAAAGAAGACAGTTTATTACCTGAGGAAGCCCAGGGAGCAGTGGACAGGGGGCTGTGCCAGACAGGAAAGGCAGGCCCCAAGGCAGAAGTACCGATAGACATGTCGCATACTGAGACAGAAACCCACCAGCTGGGCTCACTGCAGAGCTTCTCCAGACACCTTCGAGGGGCCAATGGGGTGTTCTGTGTGGCCCCCATGCAACTACACCTGCACAGTGTCACAGCCACATCAGCTAAGATCACCTGGGTCTACAGCAGTAGTAGCCACCCCCACGTGGTGTACCTCGATGACCAAGAGCACGCCCTGACCCCAGTGGGTGTGAGCTTCTACACCTTCCACGGCCTACGTCCTGGCACAAAATACCAGACACGCGTGGAGGTGCGGCTGCCGGGGTACCTGCTGCAGATGCCCTGGGAAACAATGTCCTCCACTATCACCTTTGACACACCTTTGGCAGGaccaccccaccctcctctgGACGTGCTGGTGGAGCGCCATGCCTCGCCAGGCCTCCTGATGGTCAGCTGGCTCCCCGTGACCATTGACTCTGCTGGGTCCTCCAACGGAGTCCAGGTCACTGGCTATGCTGTGTATGCTGATGGGTTAAAAGTTTCGGAGGTCGCTGATGCCACTGCCGGGAGCACTCTGTTGGAATTTTCTCAGCTGCAGATGCCCCTAACATGCCAGAAGGTCTCAGTGAGAACCATGTCACTCTGTGGTGAGTCTCTGGATTCAGTGCCAGCTCAGGTCCCTGAGGACTGCTTCCCATGGCACCAATTGCCAGAGACTCCTCCCTTTAGCTATACTTGTGGCGACCCATCCACCTGCAGAATCACCTTCCCCGTCTGCCCTCAGAAGCTGGCACTGGCTCCCCTGAGTGCCAAGGCCAGCCCCCATGCCCCTGGAAGCTGCAGGGAGCCCCAGGCGGAGTTCCTAGAAGCATTACCTGAAGAACCCCTGAGGAGGCAGTCTCTGAAGTCCAACCTAAGCTCAGAAGGAGAATGTCCAAGTTCAGGGGCTGGCAGCCAAGCCCAGCGGCTCACAGAGGCCCAGGAGGGCTGCAGAAAGGACCTGCTCTTTCAGAAGAGTCCCCAAAACCACAGGCCACCTTTGCTCAGTGGCCACCCTGGGGGCAGAGAAAACTGCTGCGGGCATATGGGCACCAGCAAAAGCCTCGCTTCAGGATTCGTCCATCTGTCCCCTGAGTGCGGGCTCAGGAAAGAGCCATGTCAGGAAAAGGCTGCCCTTGAGAAGGCCCTTAGGCAAAAGCAAGATGCCCAGGTGTTCACGCCTCCACAGCTGGATACCAGCCAGAGATACGCATCTGACTTCCGTAAcattttggaggaggaggaggaggcagtgtgCTTGGATGTGTGGGGCACAGAGGAGCGAGGGCAGAGAAAGGAGCTTGGGCCACAGAGCAGGCAAGGACAGGCTCTGGGGGACAAGCAAGAGTGCCAGCTCCACGAGCCCAGCTCAGTGCAGTGTCCAGCTCCCTCTAGCAAAGTCAGTAAGATGTCCAGGGGTGGCCCCCAACACCCCGGGACGGGGACCAACACTCCAGCCAGGGTCTTTGTGGCCCTCTTTGATTATAATCCCCCAGCCATGTCTGCCAACTCTGAGGCTGCGGAGGAGAAGCTGGCCTTCCGGAAAGGGCAGTTGCTGAGAGTGTGGGGCTCTAGGGACCCCCACGGCTTTTACCACGGCGAGTGCAATGGGCGAGTGGGCACCATCCCTGGGCATCTGGTGGTCGAGGCAGAGGTGGGCATGGAGTGGACTGATAGGGGATGGCATTTGCCCTCTGTGGCCCAACTTGGGGACGCTGGGGGCCTCACCAGCCCCCAGCGTGCCTCCCCTAGTCCCCAAGGGAACTCCAGGAGACCCTCACTGTGGACTCCAAAGACCATGATGGCGGCTCTGGACTATGATCCCCGGGCCGGGCAAGCAGGAGGCCGGGCAAAGGGCAAGCTGGCGCTGAGGGCGGGGGATGTGGTCACGGTCTATGGGCCTGTGGATGACAAGGGATTCTATTACGGAGAGTCAGGCGGCCACAGG